In Synergistaceae bacterium, one genomic interval encodes:
- the trmFO gene encoding methylenetetrahydrofolate--tRNA-(uracil(54)-C(5))-methyltransferase (FADH(2)-oxidizing) TrmFO, with product MMADVKIIGGGLAGCEAAWQLTKRGFTVELYEMRPEKLTPAHKTGFLAELVCSNSLGSENREYRITGQGILKEELELLDSLILSCAKETRVPAGGALAVDRDKFAGLVTEKITSNNKITIIRKECEKLPRGLTIIASGPLTGGKLAANLKVLADQQISFYDAVAPVVTKDSIDMKKAFVAGRYGHDEDYINCAFYTKKKYTEFYEALIKAKRNLPHDFEQSDAKYFRGCMPIEVIAESGFSSMRFGPLKPVGIVNPKTGKEDFYAVVQLRQDNHDGTLYNLVGFQTGLKWGEQKRVFSMIPGLEHAEFVRLGVMHRNTSVNAPAVLDEYLRLKKWNKIFIAGQLTGVEGYMESTAMGLVAGIHAAMTLANKELPTWPRETGIGSLMYYLQTTKPKNFQPMNVNLGIFPALPGIKDRDERAKISHENAIKAMQEFVKTL from the coding sequence ATTATGGCAGACGTAAAAATCATAGGCGGCGGTCTTGCAGGCTGCGAGGCTGCTTGGCAGTTAACAAAACGGGGCTTCACTGTTGAACTTTACGAGATGAGGCCGGAAAAATTGACTCCTGCTCATAAAACGGGCTTTCTTGCTGAACTCGTATGCAGCAATTCTCTAGGCTCGGAAAATAGAGAATATCGCATAACCGGCCAAGGCATTCTCAAGGAAGAACTCGAATTACTTGACTCGCTTATACTTTCATGCGCGAAAGAAACTAGAGTCCCGGCCGGGGGAGCTTTAGCAGTTGACCGTGATAAATTTGCGGGATTAGTTACCGAGAAAATTACATCGAATAACAAAATCACAATAATCCGTAAAGAGTGCGAAAAACTTCCGAGGGGCTTAACAATAATTGCGTCAGGGCCTCTGACAGGCGGAAAATTAGCGGCAAATCTTAAAGTCTTAGCAGATCAGCAAATTTCATTTTATGATGCAGTAGCTCCGGTTGTTACAAAGGATTCAATTGACATGAAAAAGGCTTTTGTCGCTGGAAGATACGGCCATGATGAAGATTATATTAATTGCGCGTTCTACACTAAGAAAAAATATACAGAATTCTACGAGGCATTAATCAAAGCAAAAAGAAATTTACCGCATGATTTCGAACAGAGTGACGCAAAATATTTCAGAGGCTGCATGCCCATTGAAGTAATTGCTGAGAGCGGCTTTAGTTCGATGAGATTCGGCCCGTTAAAACCTGTAGGAATAGTGAATCCTAAAACAGGCAAAGAAGACTTTTACGCGGTCGTACAATTAAGACAAGACAATCACGACGGGACATTATATAACCTCGTAGGCTTTCAGACCGGGCTAAAATGGGGCGAACAAAAACGAGTCTTCTCAATGATTCCGGGACTTGAACACGCCGAATTTGTTAGACTCGGTGTCATGCATAGAAATACATCGGTGAATGCTCCGGCAGTGCTTGATGAGTATTTAAGGCTCAAAAAATGGAATAAAATTTTTATAGCAGGCCAGCTCACAGGAGTAGAAGGCTACATGGAAAGCACAGCAATGGGACTTGTCGCAGGAATTCACGCAGCTATGACTCTAGCAAATAAAGAATTACCAACTTGGCCGCGTGAAACTGGTATAGGCTCATTAATGTATTATTTGCAGACGACAAAGCCGAAAAATTTTCAGCCCATGAACGTAAATTTAGGCATATTCCCAGCGTTACCGGGCATTAAGGACAGGGACGAGCGCGCAAAGATTTCACACGAGAATGCAATTAAAGCAATGCAGGAATTTGTGAAAACTCTATGA